The sequence CTACAAACCAACTTAGACGGATCCTTGAACATTGTCTCGACGCCGCGGACAGAATCCACTTCAATGCTCTTCGAGAGTCTGTGTCGTCGGAGTTGGCAAACGTCGACCAACTAGAGTTCGGGGTCTATTTTGAAGGTGGTCAACATCGAGCACGGGAGATCGCCCGAACCCGACATCTCATCCGAGAGATCGAGTCATCTGCAGGTGAGTTCTACTTATTAGCAAAAGATCTTTCTCACGCATCGTTTCGCTCCAGATCACCTTAGTTTGGTAGAACGCGGCAACGCCAACGCTACTTCTATTTGCTCCACTTATTACAGAGCAGAACCTGTACAACCAAGTTTATGACTGATGGACGCCTCTAATCAGAAGTGTGGCAAGCGGAATGAATTGGCGGCCACTCACAGAAAGGTCTATACACATGAACAACCCCACTAAAACACTCGTGTTGGCCGCCGCATTGGCAGGCGTCCTCGTGAGTACTCCGGCTCGCTTGAACGCACAAGGCGAAGCGCATCGCATTCGGAATATTGTCTTAGTTCACGGCGCATGGGCAGATGGCTCTGGCTGGAATGGCGTCTACGAAATTCTCACAAAGGATGGCTACAAGGTGAGCATCGTTCAGGAGCCAGAGAGCTCTTTCAAAGATGACGTGGCGGCCACCAGACGTATCCTCGCGCTTCAAGACGGCCCGAGCATTCTTGTCGCCCACAGCTATGGAGGTGCTGTCATTACAGAGGCGGGCACTGACCCCTCCGTTGCTGGTTTGGTGTATGTTGCTGCGCACATGCCTGATGCTGGCGAAGACGAAGCTGATGATGGCAAACGCTTTCCGAGCGACGTGAGCAAGTCGACCGCAATCAAGAAGACCGC is a genomic window of Acidicapsa acidisoli containing:
- a CDS encoding alpha/beta hydrolase, encoding MNNPTKTLVLAAALAGVLVSTPARLNAQGEAHRIRNIVLVHGAWADGSGWNGVYEILTKDGYKVSIVQEPESSFKDDVAATRRILALQDGPSILVAHSYGGAVITEAGTDPSVAGLVYVAAHMPDAGEDEADDGKRFPSDVSKSTAIKKTADGFTYLDPAQFHEYFAADLPAQQAEFMAHSQVLNFAENFKAVIKTAAWRSKPSWMIVATKDRTINPELERWYAARAKSHTTEIVGASHSVYASRPKEVAAVIEEAAAHAQ